In Panthera leo isolate Ple1 chromosome B3, P.leo_Ple1_pat1.1, whole genome shotgun sequence, a single genomic region encodes these proteins:
- the CB3H14orf180 gene encoding nutritionally-regulated adipose and cardiac enriched protein homolog isoform X1 → MKRPLRARRSQGQGGHRQQGVHYSHQGARPAQVPRRLPAPAAVRVSPAGARAGSVLRPGRAGDTGPRGPPGPAPRACPAPEAHGRHLLAPPAAAVTAARCSPPPPTAPRRAGREPPLGSGGSRGVRARSPGSGAAGSPPIQSGPRLHVLGSTVRFYQKTDSSACFGPQRALTPVGTLRILGPGPEADAWGPLKTGTPALCPRDPSEVKLDLAAWGLWGLDLKTPRRHTGLAVGVGPSPLRPRACRAGPGLSPWCWWWGPSLWAQV, encoded by the exons ATGAAGAGGCCGCTCCGAGCTCGACgcagccaggggcagggagg ACATCGCCAGCAGGGAGTCCACTACAGCCACCAAGG tgCTCGGCCGGCCCAGGTCCCGCGGCGGCTCCCTGCTCCTGCGGCTGTCCGTGTGTCTCCTGCTGGTGCTCGTGCTGGGTCTGTACTGCGGCCGGGCCGAGCGGGTGACACTGGCCCTCGAGGACCTCCGGGCCCGGCTCCTCGTGCTTGCCCTGCGCCTGAGGCACACGGCCGTCACCTGCTGGCACCGCCTGCTGCAGCTGTGACCGCGGCCAGATgctcgcccccaccccccacggccCCCCGTCGTGCAGGGCGGGAGCCCCCGCTGGGGTCTGGGGGCTCCCGGGGGGTGCGGGCCCGGAGCCCTGGCTCTGGAGCAGCAGGCAGCCCACCCATCCAGTCAGGGCCCCGCTTGCATGTGTTGGGGTCCACCGTGAGGTTCTACCAGAAAACCGATTCCTCTGCCTGCTTCGGGCCCCAGAGAGCCCTCACCCCAGTGGGAACTCTCCGTATCCTTGGGCCAGGCCCGGAGGCGGACGCGTGGGGCCCCTTGAAGACAGGGACACCGGCCCTGTGCCCGCGAGACCCCTCGGAGGTAAAACTGGACCTTGCTGCTTGGGGCTTGTGGGGCCTGGACCTCAAAACCCCGCGGAGGCACACGGGTCTGGCTGTTGGCGTGGGGCCCTCCCCACTGCGGCCGCGTGCGTGCAGGGCGGGGCCTGGCCTCTCCCCTTGGTGCTGGTGGTGGGGCCCCAGCCTCTGGGCCCAGGTCTGA
- the CB3H14orf180 gene encoding nutritionally-regulated adipose and cardiac enriched protein homolog isoform X2, which translates to MRTAGQTLSPDSRPETRHQTRKNEEAAPSSTQPGAGREGYKRCPPSILRQSRPERRSRGAEPQKTARHVRFREPPEVAVHYIASRESTTATKVLGRPRSRGGSLLLRLSVCLLLVLVLGLYCGRAERVTLALEDLRARLLVLALRLRHTAVTCWHRLLQL; encoded by the exons ATGAGGACTGCAGGGCAGACCTTGAGCCCCGACTCCCGGCCAGAGACACGACATCAGACCAGAAAGAATGAAGAGGCCGCTCCGAGCTCGACgcagccaggggcagggagg gagggcTACAAGAGGTGTCCCCCCTCCATCCTGAGGCAGAGCCGGCCGGAGCGCCGCAGCCGCGGGGCCGAGCCACAGAAGACCGCCAGGCACGTGCGGTTCCGGGAGCCCCCGGAGGTGGCCGTCCACT ACATCGCCAGCAGGGAGTCCACTACAGCCACCAAGG tgCTCGGCCGGCCCAGGTCCCGCGGCGGCTCCCTGCTCCTGCGGCTGTCCGTGTGTCTCCTGCTGGTGCTCGTGCTGGGTCTGTACTGCGGCCGGGCCGAGCGGGTGACACTGGCCCTCGAGGACCTCCGGGCCCGGCTCCTCGTGCTTGCCCTGCGCCTGAGGCACACGGCCGTCACCTGCTGGCACCGCCTGCTGCAGCTGTGA